The DNA window AAGATATAGAAGAACCATTTTTATGTAAAGTAGTACCGATCGGAATAACAAGATTGGCTATTGAGGTTGGAATACCAATTTTTGAAGCAGCCTGTAAATTCGCAGGCATTGTTGCAAAACTACTGCAGGTACTTAATGCAGTCAGTGTAGGATAGGGAGCGTTCTTCCAGAAACTCTTAACTCCATTTCGCCCATTGGCTATGAAAGTATACAACGTGAAAAATATAAAGAAATAAATAGTCCCTACAATATAATAGATTCCCAGGGGTTTGCCATAAAATCCGAAAAGCTGAGGTCCGACAGTAGCTACCTGATAAGCAAAATAAGCTCCCAGACCTATTGGTGCTAGTTTCATAACAAGCATAAGCAATTCTTTCATCACTTCATATCCTGAAGCTATAAATGCTCTGAATGGTTTTCCGCTTTCACCGGTTTTTCTGGCCGCAAAACCAGTAAGAAAAGCAAATATCAACAAGGCAAGCATGTTTTTTCTGGAAAACAACTCTGTAAACTCACCCACGGTAAAGAAGCTGACAATCCTGTTACCCCAGGTCTCATTATCCGTTCCTTCAGATATGATCTGCGAACTTCCTGAAATAGGAGACATAGGAAAAAGATAAACAGCGCCAATGGTAAAAATAGCCGCAGTAAGTATAAAGAACAGAAAAGTAAATGACATCACAGCGATGATTTTTCCAAACTTTGACTGTTGTTCTAAAGAAGCTATTGAATTGGATACAGCAAAAAATACCAATGGAACAACACTCACAAAAAGTAAATTAAGGAAGATATCCCCAAGAGGTTTAATGTATCCAACAAATCCGGGTGCAGTAATGCCGATGATGCTTCCAACTATGATTCCTAATAGTAAAAGTAAAATTCCTGAGTAGTTTTTAAATACCTCTTTCATGCGCTGCTTTTTATCAAAGATAGGTTTATTTTTAACATATTATTATATAATTTTCAGGCTTAATTTTTCTAAATTTGAGTAAATAAACGTTTCTATGGCTTATATAGATTACTATAAAATTCTGGGCGTAGATAAAAAAGCCACGCAGGATGATATCAAAAAAGCATATCGGAAGCTGGCAAGAAAACTACATCCCGATCTTAATCCTGATGATAAAGAGGCTGAGCGAAAATTCAAGGAGCTGAACGAAGCTAATGAAGTTCTTAGTAATCCTGAGAACCGCAGCAAATATGATAAATATGGTGAAAACTGGAAACATGGTGAAGAATATGAGAAAGCTCAACAACAGCAAAGACAATATCAAAATCAAGGTCAAAGTTATGGGGGTGGATATTCAGGGGCTGATTTTGGAGAAGGTGAAGATTTTTCAGACTTTTTTCAAAGCATGTTTGGACAAGGTGGAGGCTTTGGGAGAAGCTCTCGTGGAAGCGCTTCCGGGAAATTCAAAGGACAGGATGTTCAGGCTGAGCTCAATTTACAGCTAAAAGATGCTGCTAAAACACACCCACAGACTTTTGAGATCAATGGTAAAAAGGTAAGAATAACAATTCCTGCCGGAGTATATGATGGACAGCAGATTAAATTAAAAGGCCATGGAAATCCAGGCATTAACGGTGGTCCATCAGGCGATTTATATATTACATTCAGTATTCCACCAGATCCTGATTTTGAAAGAGCAGGGAATGATCTTAAGACAAAAGTGTCAGTTGATTTGTATACCGCTGTTTTAGGAGGAGATGTAAAAGTAAATACATTGGATGGTCTTGTCAATCTAAAAGTAAAACCTGAAACTCAGAGTGGATTAACAGTAAGATTAAAAGGAAAAGGATTTCCGGTGTATAAAAAAGAGGGGCATTTTGGTGATTTGTTTGTAACCTATGAAGTGAAATTACCAACAAATCTTACCGATAAGCAAAAAGAACTTTTTGAACAACTTAAAAATTCTTAAACCATGGACGAGAAGATATCACGAGAGGAACTCGTAAAAATATACAATATAGAGATTACTTTTTTTGATGAACTGGTAGAATATGGCCTGCTTCGGGTGCAGACAGAAGATGATGTACGATATTTATTGTATGAAGATCTGCCAGCTTTTGAAAGGTTTACCAATTGGCATTATGATCTTGAAATTAATCTGCCTGGTTTAGAGGTTATTCACGACATGCTTCAGAAAATGGCGGATCTTAAACAAAAGAATAAAGATCTCTTAACTAAACTTTCTGCAATAAATGCTCATTATGAAGATATTTAATTTAGTTTTGCAATCTTCAAACAAATTAAATACTTTCACGAAATGAGTGACGAAAAAGTGATCAGGCTAAATGTAAATAGAAAGGATTTCGAAGAGATTTACTTTAAAGGAAATCAGGGAAGTTTATTTTTTTCACCTACAACCAAAAGCAAAACAATTATCACGATTATTGTTGCCCTTATTTTCTTTATAACATTTTGTCTAAAAGGAAATTTAAGTCAGGAAAGCTTTGGAGTTCTATATTTCATAAGCTTTGTTTTCCTTCTTTGTGCTGTGTATCTTTCAGTAGCCATCAACAAGGTATCGAGATGGAAAAAAGAAGTGAACAGATATTTAAAATCACTTGAAAAAGCAAGCATTTATGAAATAAGATTTAACAGTGAAACTTTTAATGTTAATCTTAATGATCAGCATGAACTCAGTACATGGAAAGAATTCACAACAGCTGATATCAATGAGGATTATATTTCTTTGGAAGGTAAATATAATTATATGTTTCCTCAGAAGTCAATGACTAAACAGGATTATAACATATTAATACAGGCTGTAAAGAAAAATATAAAATAAAAAAATCAGAGCAAACAGCTCTGATTTTTTTATTTATCGTTTAATCTAACCAACCCATTTCTTTCATCCATTCATCATTATAGATCTTTCCTACATATCTTGAACCGTGATCATGAAGTAAAACAACGATCACGTCATCTTTAGTAAACTGCTCTTTCATTTGTACTAACGCAGCCATCGCACTTCCTGCCGAATAACCACAGAAGATCCCTTCTTCTTTAGCCAGCTTTCTTGCGTAAATAGCACCGTCTTTATCTGTTACTTTTTCGAAATGATCGATAACAGACATATCATAGTTTTCAGGAATAATATCTTCCCCAATTCCTTCTGTAATATAGGTATAAGCATGATCATAATGAAGTTCACCTGTTTCATGGAATTCCTTTAGTATAGAACCGTAAGTATCAATACCAATTACTTTAATGTCTGAATTTCTTTCTTTAAAGAATTTTCCACATCCGGTAATGGTACCTCCTGTTCCGGCGCCCACTACAAAATGAGTAAGTTTTCCTTCTGTCTGTTCCCAGATTTCAGGAGCCGTAGATTCATAATGAGCTGCTCTGTTGGATAAGTTGTCATATTGATTAACATACCATCCGTTTTCAGTCTCTTTAGCCAGTCTCTTGGAAACTGAATAATAAGAACGAGGATCTGTAGGTTTTACATCCGTTGGGCAAACAATAACTTCTGCTCCCACCGCACGGA is part of the Chryseobacterium paludis genome and encodes:
- a CDS encoding dicarboxylate/amino acid:cation symporter; this encodes MKEVFKNYSGILLLLLGIIVGSIIGITAPGFVGYIKPLGDIFLNLLFVSVVPLVFFAVSNSIASLEQQSKFGKIIAVMSFTFLFFILTAAIFTIGAVYLFPMSPISGSSQIISEGTDNETWGNRIVSFFTVGEFTELFSRKNMLALLIFAFLTGFAARKTGESGKPFRAFIASGYEVMKELLMLVMKLAPIGLGAYFAYQVATVGPQLFGFYGKPLGIYYIVGTIYFFIFFTLYTFIANGRNGVKSFWKNAPYPTLTALSTCSSFATMPANLQAASKIGIPTSIANLVIPIGTTLHKNGSSISSIIKIYVAFLIIGKDFFEPSNLILALGITVFVSIVEGGIPNGGYIGELLMISVYKLPHEAIPAVMIIGTLVDPLATVLNAVGNVVAAMFVNRFVKVDS
- a CDS encoding DnaJ C-terminal domain-containing protein; this translates as MAYIDYYKILGVDKKATQDDIKKAYRKLARKLHPDLNPDDKEAERKFKELNEANEVLSNPENRSKYDKYGENWKHGEEYEKAQQQQRQYQNQGQSYGGGYSGADFGEGEDFSDFFQSMFGQGGGFGRSSRGSASGKFKGQDVQAELNLQLKDAAKTHPQTFEINGKKVRITIPAGVYDGQQIKLKGHGNPGINGGPSGDLYITFSIPPDPDFERAGNDLKTKVSVDLYTAVLGGDVKVNTLDGLVNLKVKPETQSGLTVRLKGKGFPVYKKEGHFGDLFVTYEVKLPTNLTDKQKELFEQLKNS
- a CDS encoding chaperone modulator CbpM, with amino-acid sequence MDEKISREELVKIYNIEITFFDELVEYGLLRVQTEDDVRYLLYEDLPAFERFTNWHYDLEINLPGLEVIHDMLQKMADLKQKNKDLLTKLSAINAHYEDI
- a CDS encoding PLP-dependent cysteine synthase family protein, with translation MKYAKNILETIGNTPLVKLNKVLGEDFPALVLAKVETFNPGNSVKDRMALKMIEDAEKDGRLKPGGTIIEGTSGNTGMGLALAAIIKGYKCIFVTNSKQSKEKCDILRAVGAEVIVCPTDVKPTDPRSYYSVSKRLAKETENGWYVNQYDNLSNRAAHYESTAPEIWEQTEGKLTHFVVGAGTGGTITGCGKFFKERNSDIKVIGIDTYGSILKEFHETGELHYDHAYTYITEGIGEDIIPENYDMSVIDHFEKVTDKDGAIYARKLAKEEGIFCGYSAGSAMAALVQMKEQFTKDDVIVVLLHDHGSRYVGKIYNDEWMKEMGWLD